The stretch of DNA CCATTGCCTGGTTGTTTCTACACGAAATAACCTCAATTTCCCCTCACGGAACATCAGGTCAATTAAGTTCACGTTTTGATGGGAAAATATAATTAGGTCTGCCAAGAGCTTCGGAAGGCAGGACAAGCTGCCGACCTTGTTCTCGAATTGTACCAGGAAACACATTCTGATATTTGGTGATACTGTAAGTACAAAAACTTAGAGAGGTTCCAACTTGAAAGGAAGTGGAAGGAAAAAAAGGGTGAAAAGCAATTGAAAAGATTAGGTATGtataaatattaaataaagtgTTTATTTCCTGTACAATGATCAAATCACTGCGAAACCTTACCTGAATTTAAGAACAAAGTCACATAGAAAGGAATTAAGAACAGAGTGACACAGAAACTAACAATACTTGGTCAAGACGTATGTTGGCTGGCAACATAATTTTAGTGCGAGGAAAAAACATCTTTAGAAAGTAGAACCATACAATAGTGTTTAGTTATAAATAAGAAATGTAGAACCGTATAAGTAAGAGAAAGTAGCAGCTACAACTACACCAACACCCGCCTGTATAAAATCTGCTCTGGAATATAAGTGTAGGCTCATGTGACCAAAACTATGAATAGATTCCATGAAAGTTAATCATGTATTTGGATACGACAGATGTTGAAGCTAGAATAAAAGAATTTCTAACAACACATGAAAACAAACCCTTTTTTCCTGGGGGGAGGGGGTACGCAAACGTCAAAAACGGATCTTGTGTTCTTGAGCGCCAGATCTCCAAAGCCATCTATATCACTACCTAGAAAAGAATGTGCAATAAAAAAATGTCATCACCCGTAATAGAATGGTAATAAAAAAAGTCTAAAGATTGGAGTTCAGCAGAGATAAAGAAAATAAACAAATGGACTTGTTTGCCACCACAGAAGTCACAGAAATCAGAGGCAGTTGACATCAAACCAAGATATGCCGGGCAAGATTCTTCGATAACTCAACAGATAGTTCAGAAGATGCATTTCAAGATTCAGTCATTAGTTCAGAAGATGCATTTCAAGATTCAGTCATAAGTTTCAAACAGCGAGCAGTGCGCAATGAGAGAGAAATGAGAAACACTCACCATGTACTTGTGGCCACATGGTCTATCCGGTCCATTCATTTTGAAATCAACGGTGAGATCGATTATGGATAGGTGAGAGAATCATTGGTACGTAGGTAGCAAATTCAACGGTTGGATAAACATCGTGGGGGAGAAATAGATGGCCCAGATAACACTTGTGGCCACGAATACATGCGGGAACCTTTACCGAGATCAAGTGCATTGGATCCATGCAGAATGCAGGACAGCCATGCAGCAAGCTATGTTGGACTCCTTTTCTGGTCGACCTGACCTGAACGATTGCTAATACTTAGCAGCCCACGCCATCCATGAACCCGCCGTCGTACGCCCCGTCGACCTCCCTGTCGGCGATCATGTCACCGATCATCAACCCGCCGACCGCACCACCGAGGAGCCCGAGCCCAAGCCCCGTCCCCATCCCTCccccggccctcgccgccggcccggcGCAGTTCCCCCCGTACCCGTACGGCGGGGCGCCGTAGCCGTACGCGCCGTACCCATACTGATGATGGTGCGGGTACGCGCCGCCGTAGGTTGGCCCGTACGGCGGGACGCTGCGGGGACCCACCGGGTTCGCGGTGATCGCGCTCGCGCCCTTGTGGTTGTGGTGCCGCTTGGACGTGACCGGATCTTGCACGAACTTGTGGGCGGCGTTGTACGGCCCGGCGGcgtccggcgccggcgcgtccgTGAGCCTGTACGAGATGTGGAGCACGCCGCGCTTGCGGCCGCTGTCGGGGCGGCGCACCTGGTAGCTGAGGTGCCGCTGCTCGCCGCCctcgggcgccgcggcggcgaggtcccgGACGGGCACGAACACCTCGCCGACGTCGCGGTCGCCGAAGGAGCGCTCGGCGCGGAGCAGCACGTGCAGCGCGAGGCCGCGCGGGTCGGCGGCGGGCGGGATGGTGAACCGCAGCGGGGCGTGCCACATCGGGTTCCGCCCGCCCTCGCGGTCGGCGTACGTCCTGTGCGTCGGCAGCCGGGGGTCGCCGCCGGAGATGGACGCCACGGCGTACACGCGCATCTTGGTGAAGAACGTCACCCGCTTGAGGTCTTTGGCCGAGATCAGCGTCACCTCCAGCACCTGGTACGACATTGCCTTGGCGCCGCACCGCAGCCGATGTGTCGGTTGTGCTAGAAATTCCAAGGAGGGAGGAAGAGGATCCTTGTAATGTTACGCCCGCTGTTCTTGCCTCGTGTGCTGGAGACTCGGGGAGGGAAAGGTGGAAGGTGGCTAGATGGTAAAAATGACGGTTTTGGCCTTCCAGCTTCAAGGCCTGCTGGGGGCTTTGGGGGCAATTTTGTGCAATGCTAGGGGCTTTTGTTGGTGTGGCCATTGGACAAGAATAGCTTCCCTCACGTTGGTTAGACAGGTTATTCTTAGGGCCATGCTTTAGTGGCACCCCGTTCATGACGGCCCTTTGACACAAGAAAATATGCAATGTGATTATCGTTGTCTAATCATACGCTGACTATCCAGTTCACCAGCTAACTCCTACCTAAGTGAAAACTTTTTATACTCGAAAACCGCATGCCTGGTTAATTTGATTTTATACACCCCACGATTGTCCTACCGAGCTCAGTTCATTAGATATATACTCGGCTTCAAACCAAACTAATCAGGCGAGCACATGGTGAGAATCGAAACAAACGCAAATTATTTGcgtggcggcagcagcagcagctaatGGTAGGAGGACGACACCACGAGATTGTCTCTCTCTCAATGGAGACACTGAAATACAAGTCTGACATTTGCAATACGCAATGACATCATCTAACTTGATCTTCCTACAACATCAAGCTCACAGCCAGTCTCGACGATTAGCTCACATACGGCAGCATTGTTCTGAACATCGGCATTGTCAAAGCATCATACTTTAGAGCTCAGCAGCCTCTGATTCAGGACAATGCCGCACTGAAGTGTGCCGTGCCGTCTCGCGACATTGTACATCAGGCTCGCCGTTGCCCGAGCTTGTATCATCGTCTCCACTTGTTTCAATGATTGCGGTGGTGTGCCTCGCTGCATCACGTGAGCCGCTAAGGGCTCATGCAGCAAGGACACGGTAGATGGAGTCGCACGCGAAAGCCTCGCTGGAAATCTAGCCGGcctcgacggcgacggcgacgacgtCTTTGGTGCCATTCACCTCTTTGGAGGCGTCGTCACTGTGATTCCAAGGTTTAGAAAGCAACGATTTGATACGCAGCGAAAGCATTGCGCTCGGGAGGTGTCCACCTTCGCACATCAAGTAGATTGCAGGGCTGCAGCTTCCAACCGCAAAGGTGATGCCACTGCTTGATGTCTTGTGTTGTGGTTTTACATATAGCAACATGCCCTAGCACAAGGACTCGGAATGTAAGACCTTTGATCTATTATTTGCCACATCATTTGAATACAAGTGGGGATACTCTCTCCTCTGGTGATCATTAAAAAAAAACCACATGGGAGAGGGGTTAGGAGCCGTGCTGGAGACAGGGAGCTGACCACCTGAACCGATTGAGCGTGAACGAGGGTTATCATCGTCGGCGTTCGATATGGAAGACCGCCAAACGTAGGTCAATCCAGGGCTGCCCCGCACTATCATTTGCAGCCGTCCCGCACCGATTTTTTTATTGCTGTGGACGGCGccgttttatatatatatatatattatatatatatatatatttctaAAGTAGGTAAGTAAAATTTCCACCTTAAATTTTTAAATTGGTCCGCCTCGTGTCATTGCTATGTAGATTTTAGTCCATCCTGTATGCGAGTCGGACCTCCATCTACGACTCCATCACGTAGATCCATACAAATTAACGTATAGGCAACTATACTTATCCAATACTTATACTAGCTTTATTCGTAGCAACTCATTGGTATATTTGCTTATCTATATATCTATTTTTAAAGCATGTAAAGTTTTCATTTAAAGTTTTTGTTGGTCCGCCTTGTGTTATTGACAGGTGGGCTTTAGTCCACCATGTATGCAAAGCGATTCGGTCACGTAAATCCGTACAAATTAATAATGTACCAAAAACTGTATATATCCGATACTTATACCAACTTTATCTGTACGCACGGGCATATTTACCTAGTAGATATAAATAGTACTGCAGAGACCAGAGAacagagaagagaagagaaggaaaaaaTGCCAATAATGCCCCTCCTTGCCCAGATACCCAACCCCAAAGTCCCCCCTCCAAAGCCCAAACCCAAACCCAAGCCCAGACCTATCGACCCCGCATCCAATTCTAGGTTTTCGATTCCCCTCCACAGGATGTCcgactccgccgccgcctccggcggCAGCGCGTGGGCGAACGGCGGCCCCTGCTTCGGCGACATGGTCTGGGGCAAGGTGAAGTCCCACCCGTGGTGGCCGGGCCACATCTACAGCGTCGACCTCACCGACGACGAGGAGGTACACAGCGGCCGCCGCGACGGGCTCGTCCTTGTCGCCTTCTTCGGCGACTCCAGCTACGGCTGGTTCGATCCGCAGGAGCTGGTCCCCTTCGAGGACCACTTCGCCGAGAAGGCGGCTCAGGGCGGCAGCTCCCGCAGCAGCTTCGCCGCTGCCGTCGCGGAAGCCGTCGACGAGGTCGCCCGCCGCAGCGCGCTCGCGCTGCTCTGCCCGTGCCGGGAACCCGAGGCGTTCCGCCCCCACCCCAGCGACGGCAGATTCTTCCTGGTCGACGTCCCGGGATTCGACACAGACGCAGACTACCACCCCGACCAGATCCAGGCGGCACGGGATCGATTCGTGCCTTGGGGGGCGCTGGACTACCTGCTGGACGCCGCCGTGACGCAGCGCAACGCGGCGGAAGTCGCCGCGCGTACCGTGCCAGGTATGGAGATGGCCGGGCTGTTCATGGCGTACCGCCGCACAGTGTTTGCGCCGCGCGACGACACCTACGCCGAGGCGTTCGGGGTGGATCCGGAGAAGGTGCTTGAAGCCGAGAAGCAAGCGGCAGCTGACAAAGCTCAACGAGGTATCAACACTCGCATGCCCAATCCCAGTAGTTGCGCCATTAACTGTGCTTTTTTTGCGATGGACTTGAATTCAACGGCTAGAAATTTTTACTGCCGCTCTTATAGGTCTAACAATAATTGTTTCGATGATCTGATTCAAGTAATTCCTATTTCTCTGTTGTTCACTGTGTGTTGCATGTGTGGTGCATTTGTTTTAACAAAATGAACGTGAGTCATTACTAAATTTCAAGCTACACTAGGCATGCAATGTTTGTTAAATAATTGGTAACATATTTTGTTTCCCAGGACTCTTATCCATCCAACCAAGTAAAGTTTGAGACATGCATATCCAGCAATTGTCTGCATTTGTTCTAGATAGAATACTAAATCTCTGTATGCAATTTAGGTCCTCTCTTGTTCTAGCATCTTGTCTGCATTTGTTCTAGCAAAAGTTTCATTCACAATCTTGTGGGCATGAAGTTTTTGAAGCATTGGCTAGTTTGCATGTTTTACTGCTATCCATACATGGACATGACATAGGTGCTTTTTCCTGTAGCATTTTGAACTGTGCATCAATTCTCATGTATTTGGAATATGTGGCTCCTTATTCTAGTTATCAAGTGCATGCATCAGTTCTATCTTCATTGCATCCATCACATATAGATCACAATAAAACATGGGTTGTTGTATAAAATAGTGCTGTTTGGTGAAACGATTTAATTTTGCTTGTTGAGGTGGATGCACCTATTTACGCAAATGATCTTATGCATGTAGTCAGTAAAGAGCAATTAAATTCATGCTTTGTATAAACTGTGTAAAACTGATTCTGAAGGAAAGTATGCTAGCGTGCCTGTTTAATAATATGCTGGTGACTGGTTTGAGATTTGAGAAATGAGATACTAATGCACCTGGAGTGTTCCTGGACGTTTTTTTTCCTGGATGCACTATTTGCCTGTCCTCCACGGGAAGCAGGTGCCAAGGTAAGCTGGTTGAGTTCACTTGTACATCCTGAAGGAAGGCACTAAATTGAGCTTCTTGCACTCTGCACTGCTCGGCTGTGGTGCTTGTAGCTATTATGTTAATAAGCATGTATAAAACATATGAAGGTATAGCAGTATAATTGTTATGTTAGAGAGATGTTAATCCAAGCATTCAGAATCACTTGATGTGAATAGGACTATTCTATCCACTACATAGTGGAATTAGTCAAGATATGCACCATAAGTAAATCGCAATATCCGTATACGAGGCAAGGCATACTTCACAGGTATCAAGTTGTCTTGGGGGGGAGAGTGGAACAAGTTTGTTCAGACTTGTCGAGAGTGAACCCAGTAAAACGGTGAATAATAACAGAAGAAACCTATACAATAAAACATTGTGCATGTCATGAGTATCTTTGTGGGGCCAGGACCCCCATTTGCCATGGTTTTCCCTTACCTTCCCTTGTTCTTCCATATCTTACCACACACTGCACGAGTTCTGCATATGGTCAGTGTGGCAGTAGTAGTTCTTGGAGACCGGATTCCCTACCAAAATCTGGTGGTTTCTTTGGCTGTGAGGATGCCCATAAGTTATCGAGAGGATAGTCCAGGCTCCACAGCGCCAGGCCTGTCTGAACCTATTGACAAATGGTTTGTCTGGGCTTACTACCAGCAGTCTCGACTCTCTCGACTGATCAGGGGGTTCGTATTAATCTAACAAATTGGACGGCTATTCGCCGTCCAGGAAAATTTTGGTTGTGTTGGTGGGTCTAACTTATAACATCACAA from Panicum hallii strain FIL2 chromosome 3, PHallii_v3.1, whole genome shotgun sequence encodes:
- the LOC112885104 gene encoding protein SRC2-like, translated to MSYQVLEVTLISAKDLKRVTFFTKMRVYAVASISGGDPRLPTHRTYADREGGRNPMWHAPLRFTIPPAADPRGLALHVLLRAERSFGDRDVGEVFVPVRDLAAAAPEGGEQRHLSYQVRRPDSGRKRGVLHISYRLTDAPAPDAAGPYNAAHKFVQDPVTSKRHHNHKGASAITANPVGPRSVPPYGPTYGGAYPHHHQYGYGAYGYGAPPYGYGGNCAGPAARAGGGMGTGLGLGLLGGAVGGLMIGDMIADREVDGAYDGGFMDGVGC